In Williamwhitmania sp., one DNA window encodes the following:
- a CDS encoding Crp/Fnr family transcriptional regulator → MTTSSQFPIDKFTTKNISILHDLPPSVRKSIEAKMVYKQFSKGQAIFLEGSYPAGIFYLKEGLVKKYKTDYTGREHIHQICTDGDLLGYSAVLAQETYPDSASTLEASNIGFIPKESFMEILGQSESLMFNLLSNLSHEFGVLVNSVNVFAHMSVRERLALTLLILTEKFPTNSNTQLTEIKLSRIDLANMVGTTVETLVRLLQELRKEGIVEIKGKVIILIKIKELVQASNFY, encoded by the coding sequence ATGACCACATCCAGCCAATTCCCCATCGATAAGTTCACCACCAAGAATATATCCATACTGCACGACCTTCCCCCCTCGGTGCGGAAGAGCATTGAGGCAAAGATGGTTTACAAGCAGTTCAGCAAAGGGCAGGCCATCTTTTTGGAGGGCTCCTACCCAGCCGGGATTTTTTACCTAAAGGAGGGCTTGGTGAAGAAGTATAAAACCGACTACACCGGGCGAGAGCACATTCACCAAATTTGCACCGACGGCGATCTTCTTGGCTACTCGGCTGTGCTGGCACAGGAAACCTACCCCGATTCGGCCTCCACGCTTGAGGCCAGCAACATTGGCTTCATCCCAAAGGAGAGCTTTATGGAGATTTTAGGCCAATCGGAATCGCTCATGTTCAACCTGCTCTCCAACTTAAGCCATGAGTTTGGCGTGCTGGTGAACAGCGTCAACGTTTTTGCCCACATGTCGGTTCGTGAACGGCTGGCCCTTACGCTCCTTATTCTCACCGAGAAATTCCCAACAAACTCCAATACGCAGCTAACGGAGATTAAGCTCTCCCGCATCGACCTCGCCAACATGGTGGGCACCACCGTAGAAACCCTTGTGCGCCTGCTTCAGGAGCTTCGCAAGGAGGGCATTGTGGAGATAAAAGGGAAGGTGATAATCCTGATAAAGATTAAGGAGTTGGTGCAAGCGTCGAACTTTTATTAG